Below is a genomic region from Henckelia pumila isolate YLH828 chromosome 3, ASM3356847v2, whole genome shotgun sequence.
gagaagcatcagtgtacaccacataccctccagatcctgacggtaatgccaacacaggcgcagaagtcaaccgcatcgaagctcacaaaaattctcctcacactcagaggaccactcgaaatccacacccttgcgggtaagctgcgtcaaaggtcgagctagttgagagaagttcagaatgaagcgacgataataccctgctagacccagaaaactacggatctcagcaactgtcgtcggacgcgaccaattaagtaccgcttcaatcttacttggatcaacagaaatcccttccctggatatgatatggccaagaaagaccactcgatccatccagaactcacacttgctcagcttggcgtacaactgctcatcccgaagagtctgcagtaccaaccgcaagtgagaaacatgatcttccatattacgcgaatacacaagatgtcgtcaatgaagaccacaacaaacttgtccaaatactccctgaaaacacggtttatcagatccatgaacatagccggcacattagtcaaaccaaatggcatcactaggaattcgtaatgcccatagcgagtacgaaatgcagttttggctacgtcctgatcacggactctcaactgatgatacccagatctcaagtcaatcttggagtaaaatgacgtgccctgcagttgatcaaacaagtcatcaatacgaggcaacggatacttgttcttcacagtgactcgattcagctgccgatagtcaatgcacagccgcatcgacccatccttcttctttacaaaaagaacaggagctccccaaggagatacactaggacgaatgtaccccttgtccaaaagatcctgtagctgattcttcaactcacgcatctctgacggagccagacgatacggtgctcgagaaataggcgaagtacccggcatcaactctatgccaaactcgacttccctagcaggaggaaaacccggaatctcatcaggaaatatatctgggaattcatccacaacaggaatgctctcgatcccaatactctcagcggacaaatcaactgcatagataaggtagcctttcccgccagactctagagctcgacaggctctcaaagctgataccaaaggcatcgggggtcgcgctccctcaccatagaaaaaccagatttcgctcccttccggatgaaaacgtactaatctctgatagcagaccactgaagctcgataggtagtcaacatatctattcccagaatgcagtcaaagtcgtccatcgccaggatcATGAGATTTCCTAACAGAATgtttccttcgaactctaaagggcaacccatcactagacgcttagccaaagcagattgacccgtcggagtagaaacagacatcactacgtctagtgcaatgcatggtaacttatgcctcttaacaaaacgtgcagaaatgaaggaatgagatgcaccagtgtcaataagtacaagagcaggtataccataaagcaaaaatgtacctgcgatgactttctcattctcctccactgcctgatcatgtcttaaggcaaacacctggccagaagctcgtggcctcaaatgagaactcccagcaggctgtccctgcgacctctgctgtacggtggcctgagaaccagatcctgaaccaaaaccagaatcgcctcccccagatagtggacaatccctccggatatgaccagtctctccacaacggaaacaagctccagaagctctacggcacttgtcggatggatggttctttccacagtgatcacacttgtccttcttaccgaaacggacaacaccagcagagccagaggaagaagaagtagatccagacttcttgaaagattgggcacggggacccaaagaactagcaggcctcgactgagggaaagatcTGTTCCGccaaatgctgtcctccgcctggtgacaacggctcaccaaaccctcgtaggacatgtcgtcgccaaccgccacacggtcatggatctcagggttaaggccctgaaggaacatattatacttcattccagagctgtcagcaatctcggggcaataggatagcagatcaaagaacttctgctgatactcatcaatagacatggctctctgtcgcagactcagaagctcgcttgccttcgactgacggagtgcaggaggaaaatacagcttctgaaaagctgtgcggaactcagcccaggtggccactcctctcgccgcaacaaaaggtgcagaagtaaacctccaccacctgcgcgcacgtccatccagaagataacccagggtctccatattctgctcctcggtgcattggaaagtctgaaaagttgtctccatgcggtctaactagTTCTccacatcctccggagactcacctccaactaagggcttaggacccatagctaagaatcgacgcacagtgaaacgctcgtcgtcatgatgacgatgacgccgttctcgatgacgctctcggtcggcatcgccccaacgaccgcctccacttccgtggctactctcatcatcgtagtttgccatctacaaaaatacctcatgatgagactaaatcccaagaatacttttgcatgctctgataccataaatgtagtgacccttacctggatcacctactaaacagaacttaggcatgcaattaacttaattaaacagatatcagaataatcttgctgaaaccataaacaaatacaatcccaaggaaaggaatctgtaatttatccgaaTATTagacaaccaaatcgaatagttgtatcaacccaaaacaacagaaataaaaacctagacgaagctccagctggccaaccactgactagctcctcttggatccacccgcctcgtccaatcgcccatggaatagggtgttcagaaacacagagtacgagacgtgagcataagacgctcagtacgagagtatgagtatacatgcatgcaaagtgaactccctataaactcgaggtcaaggatcagataacagagacagaccgggccctggtatgtagcacgttgtgccgtcgcttcaggaggtggctcccataccgaaatacaagtggatatgccggacccaaatcgatggatatccaaccactaacaggataggaaaaaaccctactaacagacatctcgaaggagatagctcagtatgcaaatgaatgcagcataaatcaatgacctataaatcatgcagtcacataatacatgcatactcagtcaggatatctcgaacagtactttcgtacctcaaatactagccaagtgctatcagccctaggtccacgcctataatccgcgctacactgccaaatgatattactatcattatagcgctctaaaagccttaactaagctaaagcatactcctaaatatttttaggaagcaaaagctataccttcgttcgtcgttagccctttgatgtcgatgcctccagaacttgggcacaactcttcTATGACtttcgaacgcctcgacgactcccgagtcaagcctaggaaggctagaataactcgaatacgactagaatagagaggaaatccggaattggcaattgaaaatgaattctcggccttgtatttatagacaacgatcagagcctccgaacctcgatcggaacgtccgatcctgccatcggagctttcgaagatcctgttctgccatgtgtcaaaatatcacttgttgacttcggatatgGGTGaccggagcttctgatcctgatcggagcttccgatccaaccacacgtcatgcctgacgtaataccatcgaagcttccgatcctgcatcggagcttccgatcctgttcggagcctcctaactcaccttcgaagcttccgaactcttcccaagtaattatgattaattccttaattactgattttggttacgggctactacaattcccttcagttttcttacaaataaattgttgtaatatttctctttctattgtaataagttttctatttatgtatttcaagaacaaagctactatgagtagctaaacaagttgtcttctcctcttcaaaggagttgatttatgtaataatattatgtctgaataatttttctaaagtctcttgttctttcatgctcatattttataattaaattcatatatcatacgccttaaggtagaaaacgaattaaggctgtgctgggtgtcgttgaaggagtttgtgcagaaaccatctgttgcgactgcgtggttggagtgtgaggagcacttcgtaaaactcggcaggtatgacccgacgacactatggtcaaagaggtatttgaatttaattcatcttacgaaagcatgttggaccctaatccagagtatatcggctggaaaccttgcgtaaccgatAGTTCTGCTTAGCTTGAACGGGCTCGATAGGTAAAGCAATGCCACATACAAAAGATTAAATGCTAAACACTTTGTTAAGACAAatttggggaccactagggagttgaaacaaagaAATTTAAATGTAGGAAGTTAAGAGAAAGAAatgtttgggtttggggattttaaaataatttgctctTAAATTAATCTACTAATAATTACTTTTTCATTCAAGATATCGCGTGCTAGTGCTACATAATTGCTTCCAAAGATGATCCCAATGCAAAAAAGTCGTAGTCTAAAAAACAAGAATTACACCCGATACCATCCATGCAAATACAACCTCCATCCCACTTTATCAAACCAGCTCCAATATCTATCACAGATTCTTGAATTTTCACAGCTATATGCACTGCTGCTGGCTTTGAATCTTCGTGAACACGTCCACTCTTGGGAATCATCGAAATCCATTTCTCCATCTTCATATTTCTTGATTCTAGACACTCTTTCCACGTAACTTCAGCTCTCCCCAGAAGTTTTGAGCAACTAAGAAATGGTGCTGGGATCCTATTCCGGAGCTCAAAAATGATGCTATCTTGTTGTTGAAGGAAACGGGGGCAATTTAAAGAATAAGTTTGATCCCAAATCAAGTTGGATTTTGGAGAGATTAGGTGGGTGTCCAGTTTAATCACTCTTTGTTTGTTTCCTGCAGGGAGATAGCATCTCACGAATAAGTCTCCCGACGATTTGGGATCGATATTTCTGGCTTTGATTATTCTCAGTTTAAAGTCAAGGGAGGAATCCATGTCATGAATGGTGGCAAGCTTGCTTAATGGGGGCATTTATATAGAATACGTACTCAAATGCCAATAAACTAGTGGACAAACAGTAATGACGGTGATTGACTTAAGGTGGTGTTGCTTTTTGAAGGAAAATTAATGCGCAGCCTTGACTAAGTGAGGATAAGGGTTacccaattaattaatattatcatAAAATCAATTCCACCGGAGAAGAGTATCGCCTTCAGTGGATAACAAAATCTAGTGACGATTCTTCTTCggtttaatatatatacacatattagCTCTTGGGATTGTGGAAGGGTTAAAAGCCCTAAAAGAAAACGACCCTATGGACCATCCTTGAGTTGGGACTTGGGAACATCATTCACTTAATTTCGCCTTCAACACCAATTGCGATTTCATTGGATGAAACGTACCCTTTCTTTTAGTTATTATTTTTACACTAAAAGGTTTTGTTTTAATGTGGATACCAACCATCGCGTCTCCCTTATTCAAAGAAATCTATGCCATTAAACCATGCAACATTTGTACCAatttaaatgttaaaaaatgCAAAAACTCTGAGTGGTATAAAATCAAGCTTCTGGGATTTTCTATTCCACCGTCCACTCCAACCTCTTAGCCGGATGATTAAAATAGTAAATTGATAAGAGATGGAAATAAATATTTGACCGATGATTCTTAAAAATGGCATGAATAGAAATTCACAACCACTCTCACAAGACAATTCAATCACTgcaatgaaaaaaatatattatttttcattacaGCTATGGATGTAATCGACCCTTCTCACATCAGACCAACCCATTAAAAATATGCTGCTAAGAATATAAATggggaaaaaaagaaagaaaaaagtcGAATGAAAACTAGAGGAATGTAGTAGATAGAAGAGATGACTAAATATAGAGGCATTTATAGAAATTTTTAAAACACGTGGCTAATTACAACGGTGTTGAAACATAATGGTGTACTGATGTAAACAATTGTAGTGGACAGTGATTTCGTTAATAGTTGTTAAAGATTGATGTCATTCGAGGAATTGTAGTGGTTCACTGACATAGAGTGAATTCTTCAGCCACCACTCGAGGACAATACACACACTAGTGGGTGATTATGGGATTTTATGGGATAGAGACATTCCCCACCGGACACTACACTATTTAGAAAAGTGGTTTGGTGGATAATTATGGATTTAACGAGTGCTAACGAGTTTTCCCATCATTTCCACCCCATATCCATGCTGTATGTAGTTCAAGTTGATTCGCCCCGCCCCAAAATTATATTCAATTGgacatatattttaattcaaaacaATCATACAAAACATTATAGAATAAGTTAGCTATTTAAGCTCTCACGATTATTAGTATAGATTTCAAAGCATGTGAAAAATACTCATTCTTCTAGTATGATTAATTTCTCATAACTTATCTACGTAGTATTCAAGTGTAAAATTGTatcttatttattatattttattcagcatattttctattataataatcgataagaataaattttaatatttttcctttatagtattttttttttctataatGCTATTGCAATACAAACATACAAAaaccatttatatatatacacacatgtatacataatttttaatttttttaaggattcaaaacaaatatatatatatataatattagtttttaaaaaagaagCTAAAAATGGGTATCCCCCAGAATCAATGTAAGAAACCACATTCCAGCTAGTGCCTATTGCCCATATAGTTGTGgagataatcagagttacaCGTAGTGCAGTAACATTGATTATTAAGGGGCCCGTATTATACAAGCAATAGTGTAAATATTTGGCTTTACAACTCACAATCCTCTCCCAAAATGTGTTGGGTCCCTCCCCAAGATTTAAAGAGAAGATGCACATCAACCCCACATAAATCAAAAGAACACATGaaagaaagagagagagagagagaaagaggCCAAAAGTTAACCCAACACAACAATCAAATGGCCAAGTGTATGCTGCAATGGTCCTCAAGACCCCGAAAACACTTGCTTTATGTATATCCCACGTGTAGGTCATTATATGCACAGCATAGAGCAGCAATCGTGACAATTACAAAGAGtacaataattataatattttcatttttgtgCTGCCAAGTTTAAATACGTATAGATTCGTATATCAGTACAGAAATACAGATATGGATCAGGGCATTAATTCTAGTGATCCATGATGCTCATCAACTTCATTAGCGCATTTGCCATACAACAGTCTCATCACGATCTGCCTCAAGATGAATTCATGTGCATAAGAAAGGGTTCGCTTTCATTTATACATAATTAAGAGACTCTGGAGGACTGAGGACACAGGTCAAATTCCTCACAAGCATCACCTAACCCAAAAAGTTTCCCCAGATTATTGCTTGATACTGATTAAATATAACGAACAAATTGCTTACCCAGTATTACAACATTGCCAAAGGCCATTATTGCTTGACAATTTCTTGTGGCTGTACAGAGCTTTTCTATTCTATTCTAGCCATCTTTGCACTCCATCCTCTCTCCCAAATGAACCACTAAAGggaattttattgcatgctctaTTTTTACTTTAGTTTAAATTGACAACAATATTATAATCTGTAATTTTGGTTTAATTCATTTGAGGTCGTTGCCAATGTTTCAGGAATGGCAAAGGTTGAGACATTTTGAAGGGATGGGATATGCGGAGATGAAGTTAAACATGTAGCAGAATACTTAACTCACTGTTCAATTGTTCGAAGCTCCCATGCACCCTCACCATCAATCAGCCTTAACTCCACTGAATGGAATGGAATCAACGCGGGGCGCTGAAAAAAAACATGCTAATTTTTAGGGGTCGAGTAtacttataattaaaatagcATCTCAAGGGAAAATCTTTACAGATGTAATTTTACTGCATAAAGTAAGAACGGGGAGATTCTCTACCTGAGAAGATGTTATAACTGTAATCCCTGAGTTAGTTGCAAGCTTATAGAGGTGTTCTTCAACATCAACACTAGTAGCACTGTGATGAAAAGGGCAAATTTGGAGCATAGTGTAATAAGTCAATGGGGTTTAAAATCTAACAAGAAAGAGTTGAATGACAATTATTAGCTTTGCTTACTTGGTGCATTCATCAAGGATACCAAATTTGGGTTTGTGGAAAaacaatcgtgccttgtagaaTAGCAAAAGATAACGTGAATAAGTTTGCACAATTCCCTATAATTATGAGGAACAAAAATATAGTCACGGAGAGAAAACTGCAACTGGCATTACCATGCCTAGCCTCTGTTGTTCCCCAAGAGATAAAATATCTTCCCAATTCTGGTTGGTATCCCACCCACCTTCTCTTTCTAAAAGATAGAGTAATTTGACATTCTCTAGAATAGTCCTCAGTTGTGCATCCAAAGCGTTTCTGGCATCAACAGACCTGTGGCCTAAATAAAGACATCAAAATGAATCAGTTTAGGGGAAAGTACAGGTGCAACATCAATCGAATACAGAGATGAATAATGTGAAAATAGAAAATTAAAAGACAAAAGCCATCACATGGGATTGGAAGCCTAGTAATCGATTTGATCAATTTGTAAATTATGTGTCTAACAGTACAACGCACAACTGCAGGCAAAGAACAGACCAGATGAAGTTTATTGTTTTTGTTAACAATATACATGTTGTCCTTTCGCATAATTACGTTCAAAACATCAACGTCCTTTCACATgattaaatttaaaacataaataaaatacttCATTGCATGATGCATGAAAACTAGAAACAGTGggcagaaaataaaatattacctTCTTCAACTAGGCCCCTAGCCCTTTTTTCTGCTTCTTCAAATGATAGAGGATATATAATTTGATCCCTTAGGGTTCCTAAGCATGTATATGGTCGCTGAGGCACATAAAAGAGACGACATCTGGATTCCGAATCAATCTGTTGGGTTGGTTTAATAAGCCTTCCATTGACTACAGGCCATAGGCCACGAAGGACTCTAAAAATGGAACTCTTTCCACTCCCATTAGGACCTTCAGAAGaaaattttgtcaaaaaaaatatatatataaaactacAGCTGCCATCAATTTTATGCAGGGGTTTAACCAATAGAGATAGTGAGGTGACAATCCACCAACCAGTAACTAGTAGGCTTTTCCCTGAGACTATATCACACGTCAACTTTCTAGCCAACATTTTTTGAGTTGGGGTGATTATATCCACCTTCGAGAACGAAATAATATCATCAGAGAGAGATTCAGTATGTTTAGACCGTAAAGAAGACCCATCACCGCGTTCTTCTGCATAAGTAGCAACCTTGTCAGCCATTAGTATAAACATCCACCTGACTTTGCAAAAAGTTAAGAATGTAAACTCAGCTATTGTAACCACCGTTGAAGCCAGAAACAAAGTCCAGAAGTACCAAGATCAGAATATTTTGTACCAAAAAATCAGAATATTTCCATACAAGGCAACAAAATCTTATCCCATGCATATGACTGCAAGATGCTAAAGTTACAACCAATCATCATGGCATGTTCAAGAACCCGCGAGGTCAATTCCATTATGGCCCCCAATTTCCACCTTGAAATAGAATATTTTCACAACCTTGTGTTACGGAAAATAAATCCCATTCCACCAACAATTTTAAGATTGGGAAATTGTGCTTTAGTTCTAGTTCCAACATACCTGGAACTCAATGAAAAGTAACAATTTTAGCATAAAATTCTCTAATAAGAGATGGTGTCTTTGCTTAGAAAATGAGCTATTAAGGTAATGCAATTATTCAACACCATCCTAAAATAAGGagaataaaatcaataattttattACTTGCATGGCATCATATTAGAACAACGaaaacaaatcatatataaacaaGAAAGAAACAACACATACCATGTTGAGCAGCTTCCAGAAGCTCTTCAAGCTcaaaaattcgatttatacCACCAGAAAGCTCAAGGAACTTTCTATGTAGCTCAAGAATGTCGCCAAAAGCCAAAAAGCTTTGGGATACTACAGATGCTAAGAATCGTAGTGCATGTGCCAATTCACCTGATAAAAATTGTACATAATTAACATTTACATAACAAAAAGTTCGAGTACAAGTTTGAAAAAGGTCAACAGACTCCTATCACCTTGAGTTGAAGACAATGCTCGATCACCTTTGTGCTCCATGGCATACAACAAGCTTAACCCCCAAGTAACATTATGGGGAAGTTGTTTGGTAACAAAGTCATCTAGTATACCGAATAGCCATTTCTTTTTAAGGAGAAGCATCGAGTGATTAAAAAGTTCTTTGAATCTGGATTCAATCATCTGTAGGCACAAGGAGATTTGACTAAGAATTGAAGATTGCAAATCAGGTACTAGGAGGCTGAAGAAggctaaaattaccaaaaaaaactACCACCCACCAGTAGCAAACAAGTTCATGGTAGTACTCAACATCAAACAACAGATATGATAGAGTTCAAAGTACATGACACACATTACCAGGAAAGCAAGTGATGTTTTTATTCGTTCACATAATCTATATCAAATTGACTCGGTGTCCAAGAAATAAGAGAAGGGTAAATAAATTACTAATATGCTTTCTAAGCCAACCAAGTGGATTTCAGTTGTTGCCATTGTCACCCATATAACCAATGATACATTTCATGCAATAGTGAGGTTTCAGAAACCGGATTAAACCCAAAAAACTTGTACTTGG
It encodes:
- the LOC140891249 gene encoding uncharacterized protein — encoded protein: MPPLSKLATIHDMDSSLDFKLRIIKARNIDPKSSGDLFVRCYLPAGNKQRVIKLDTHLISPKSNLIWDQTYSLNCPRFLQQQDSIIFELRNRIPAPFLSCSKLLGRAEVTWKECLESRNMKMEKWISMIPKSGRVHEDSKPAAVHIAVKIQESVIDIGAGLIKWDGGCICMDGIGCNSCFLDYDFFALGSSLEAIM